Proteins from a genomic interval of Rhizobium etli CFN 42:
- a CDS encoding YoaK family protein has translation MTRARRRRIIRTRRTVTGIALVASISFLAGMTDATGLLLTGDFVSFMTGNTTRAALAVSDGNLFHAAVLISAIVVFVLGNAAGIVIAHVSERRIFVVLGCVGLVLALASMTTWQSMMLASFYLIVCSMGMVNAAVEHIEGLPIGLTYVTGALSRFGRGIGRWIIGDRRVEWTIQIVPWGGMVLGAIAGAVLTRLTGAHALWLVSVFAMALAFAAIFIPRPLQRRFNQKLASHRSAAVRGK, from the coding sequence ATGACCAGAGCAAGACGCCGCCGCATCATTCGTACACGACGAACCGTCACCGGGATCGCCCTCGTCGCCTCGATTTCGTTTCTTGCCGGCATGACCGATGCGACCGGGCTGCTGCTGACCGGCGATTTCGTCTCCTTTATGACCGGCAACACGACGCGGGCGGCCCTCGCCGTCAGTGACGGCAACCTTTTTCATGCGGCGGTGCTGATCTCCGCCATTGTCGTTTTCGTGCTCGGCAACGCAGCCGGAATCGTTATCGCCCATGTCTCCGAGCGCCGGATATTCGTCGTGCTCGGCTGCGTCGGCCTTGTCCTGGCGCTCGCATCGATGACGACATGGCAGAGCATGATGCTGGCGAGCTTCTACCTGATCGTCTGTTCCATGGGCATGGTGAACGCCGCCGTCGAGCATATCGAAGGCCTGCCGATCGGGCTGACTTATGTCACCGGCGCCCTGTCGCGCTTCGGCCGCGGCATCGGCCGCTGGATCATCGGCGACCGTCGTGTCGAATGGACGATCCAGATCGTGCCCTGGGGCGGCATGGTGCTCGGCGCGATCGCCGGCGCCGTCCTGACGCGGCTGACCGGCGCCCATGCCTTGTGGCTGGTCTCCGTCTTCGCCATGGCGCTGGCGTTTGCCGCCATCTTCATTCCCCGGCCGCTCCAGCGGCGCTTCAACCAGAAGCTTGCCTCGCATCGCTCGGCCGCAGTGCGCGGCAAATAG
- a CDS encoding YdcF family protein, which yields MFLISKLVWIFCQPLSLAFLLVFFTLIAILLRWRALSILGATASALILFVTLYTTAGNLLMQGLEQRFAKPAADPENLQCVIVLGGAFENEVNTARHGIEFNGGADRFIEALRLAQKFPQSRILISGGDGSISGIYEGDAAASERFFPLFGIGKDRLIEERQSRTTFENAVNTREFLASQGLSHCLLITSGFHMPRSVGIFRKLGIDIVPWPTDYRTDGQVRPGLDFTQPNLNAQSMATAIREWYGLIGYYLAGRTSELYPR from the coding sequence GTGTTCCTGATTTCGAAGCTCGTCTGGATTTTCTGCCAGCCGCTGTCGCTGGCATTCCTGCTCGTCTTCTTCACCCTCATCGCCATCCTTCTGCGCTGGCGTGCCTTGAGTATCCTTGGCGCAACGGCTAGCGCGCTCATCCTCTTCGTCACGCTCTACACCACGGCCGGCAACCTTCTGATGCAAGGCCTCGAGCAGCGGTTTGCAAAGCCTGCCGCCGACCCGGAGAACCTGCAATGCGTGATCGTGCTCGGCGGCGCCTTCGAAAACGAGGTGAACACGGCGCGCCACGGCATCGAATTCAACGGCGGCGCCGACCGCTTCATCGAAGCCTTGCGGCTCGCGCAGAAATTTCCGCAGTCGCGCATCCTGATCTCGGGCGGCGACGGCTCTATTTCGGGCATTTACGAAGGCGATGCGGCGGCATCCGAGCGCTTCTTCCCGCTCTTCGGCATCGGCAAGGATCGCCTGATCGAAGAGCGGCAATCGCGCACGACCTTCGAAAACGCCGTCAACACTAGGGAATTCCTGGCAAGCCAGGGGCTATCTCATTGCCTGCTGATCACATCGGGTTTTCATATGCCGCGCTCCGTCGGCATCTTCCGCAAGCTCGGCATCGATATCGTGCCCTGGCCGACCGATTATCGCACCGACGGACAGGTGAGGCCGGGCCTGGATTTCACCCAGCCGAACCTCAATGCCCAGAGCATGGCGACGGCGATTCGCGAATGGTACGGCCTGATCGGCTACTATCTCGCCGGCCGGACGTCGGAGCTCTATCCGCGTTAA
- a CDS encoding trimeric intracellular cation channel family protein — protein sequence MSLLVYLDYAGIALFAATGALAASRKQLDLIGFLFFAMVTGTGGGTVRDIVLGRVPVFWVLNPAYILVCCIMGVIVFFTAHLLESRYRLLIWLDAIGLAAYCVLGAAKGLAATGSPTIAIVTGTLTATFGGILRDLMANEPSVLLRPEIYVTAALIGAGVFTLANALGMPLYLASGCGVAAAFAVRGGALWFGWTFPIYKHKPGRHPDDVM from the coding sequence ATGTCCTTGCTCGTCTATCTCGATTATGCCGGCATTGCGCTGTTTGCCGCGACAGGGGCGCTCGCCGCCTCGCGCAAGCAACTGGACCTGATCGGCTTTCTGTTTTTCGCGATGGTGACGGGAACCGGCGGCGGCACCGTGCGCGATATCGTGCTCGGCCGCGTGCCGGTCTTCTGGGTGCTGAACCCTGCCTATATTCTCGTTTGCTGCATTATGGGCGTCATCGTGTTCTTCACGGCCCACCTGTTGGAATCACGCTATCGCCTGCTGATCTGGCTGGATGCGATCGGCCTTGCCGCCTATTGCGTGCTCGGCGCTGCCAAGGGACTTGCCGCCACCGGCTCGCCGACCATCGCCATTGTCACCGGCACGTTGACCGCAACCTTCGGCGGCATCCTGCGCGATCTGATGGCAAACGAGCCTTCGGTGCTGTTGCGGCCGGAAATCTATGTGACGGCGGCCCTGATCGGCGCCGGCGTGTTCACGCTCGCCAATGCGCTGGGGATGCCGCTTTATCTCGCCTCCGGCTGCGGCGTCGCCGCAGCCTTTGCCGTTCGCGGCGGAGCGCTGTGGTTCGGCTGGACCTTCCCGATTTACAAGCACAAGCCCGGCCGGCACCCCGACGATGTCATGTAG
- the irrA gene encoding iron response transcriptional regulator IrrA produces MTGAPPIAIEVRLRGAGLRPTRQRVALGDLLFAKGDRHLTVEELHEEAVAAGVPVSLATVYNTLHQFTEAGLIRVLAVESAKTYFDTNVSDHHHFFVEGQNEVLDIPVSNLTIDNLPEPPEGMEIAHVDVVIRLRAKQG; encoded by the coding sequence ATGACGGGTGCACCCCCGATCGCAATAGAGGTAAGGCTGCGCGGCGCGGGCCTGCGACCCACCCGCCAGCGCGTCGCGCTCGGCGACCTCCTGTTTGCCAAGGGCGACCGGCATTTGACCGTCGAGGAACTGCATGAGGAGGCGGTTGCCGCCGGCGTGCCGGTTTCGCTGGCGACGGTCTACAACACGCTGCACCAGTTCACCGAAGCCGGTCTCATCCGCGTTCTCGCCGTCGAGAGCGCCAAGACCTATTTCGACACCAATGTTTCCGATCACCATCATTTCTTCGTCGAAGGTCAAAACGAGGTGCTCGACATTCCCGTCAGCAACCTGACGATCGACAACCTGCCGGAACCGCCCGAGGGCATGGAGATTGCCCATGTCGACGTGGTGATCCGCCTGCGGGCCAAACAGGGCTGA
- the fabA gene encoding 3-hydroxyacyl-[acyl-carrier-protein] dehydratase FabA encodes MTTRQSSFSYEELIACAHGELFGPGNAQLPLPPMLMVHRITDISETGGAFDKGYLRAEYDVRPDDWYFPCHFEGNPIMPGCLGLDGMWQLTGFFLGWLGEEGRGMALSTGEVKFKGMVRPHTNLIEYGIDFKRVMRGRLVLGTADGWLKADGETIYQASDLRVGLSKDKTA; translated from the coding sequence ATGACCACCAGACAGTCCAGCTTCTCGTATGAAGAACTCATCGCTTGCGCCCATGGCGAGCTATTCGGACCCGGCAATGCGCAGCTGCCGCTGCCGCCCATGCTGATGGTTCACCGCATCACGGACATTTCCGAAACGGGCGGCGCCTTCGACAAGGGCTATCTCAGGGCCGAATACGACGTGCGCCCCGACGACTGGTACTTTCCCTGCCATTTCGAAGGCAATCCGATCATGCCGGGCTGCCTCGGCCTCGATGGCATGTGGCAGCTGACCGGCTTCTTCCTCGGCTGGCTCGGTGAGGAAGGTCGGGGCATGGCGCTTTCAACCGGCGAAGTGAAGTTCAAGGGCATGGTCCGGCCGCATACGAACCTGATCGAATACGGCATCGACTTCAAGCGCGTCATGCGCGGCCGTCTCGTGCTCGGCACGGCCGACGGCTGGCTGAAGGCGGATGGCGAGACCATTTACCAGGCGTCCGACCTTCGCGTCGGTCTATCGAAAGACAAGACCGCCTGA
- the fabB gene encoding beta-ketoacyl-ACP synthase I, whose translation MRRVVVTGLGIVSSIGSDAAEVTESLRQAKSGISFSNDFAEHGFKCQVWGSPKLGPAELGELVDRRAMRFLSQGGAWNHVAMKQAIADSGLEEKDYAQNERAGIIMGSGGPSTRTLIEAADITVKNNSPKRIGPFAVPKAMSSTASATLATWFKIHGVNYSISSACSTSAHCIGNAAEMIQWGKQDMMFAGGHEDLDWTMSNLFDAMGAMSSKYNDTPDTASRAYDVNRDGFVIAGGAGVLVLEELERAKARGAKIYAEIVGYGATSDGYDMVAPSGEGAIRCMRQALSTVKGDVDYINTHGTSTPVGDSKEIGAIREVFGAKIPHIQSTKSLTGHSLGAAGVQESIYSLLMMQQGFIGESAHIAELDPEFEGVPIVRQRIDNAKIDIALSNSFGFGGTNATLVFQRYNG comes from the coding sequence ATGAGACGGGTAGTTGTCACGGGTCTGGGTATCGTTTCCTCGATCGGGAGCGATGCAGCCGAAGTCACCGAATCCTTGCGCCAGGCAAAGTCGGGCATTTCCTTTTCCAACGATTTCGCCGAACACGGCTTCAAGTGCCAGGTCTGGGGCAGCCCCAAGCTCGGCCCGGCGGAACTTGGCGAACTGGTCGATCGCCGCGCCATGCGCTTCCTGTCGCAGGGCGGCGCCTGGAATCATGTCGCCATGAAGCAGGCGATCGCCGATTCCGGCCTGGAAGAGAAGGACTACGCTCAGAACGAGCGCGCCGGCATCATCATGGGCTCCGGCGGACCGTCCACTCGCACGCTCATCGAGGCGGCCGATATCACCGTCAAGAACAATAGCCCGAAGCGCATTGGCCCCTTCGCCGTGCCGAAGGCGATGTCCTCCACCGCCTCGGCCACCCTTGCCACCTGGTTCAAGATCCACGGCGTCAATTATTCGATCTCGTCGGCCTGCTCGACCTCTGCTCATTGCATCGGCAACGCCGCTGAAATGATCCAGTGGGGCAAGCAGGACATGATGTTTGCCGGCGGCCACGAGGATCTCGACTGGACGATGTCCAATCTCTTCGACGCCATGGGCGCCATGTCCTCGAAATATAACGACACGCCCGATACCGCCTCGCGCGCCTATGACGTCAATCGCGATGGTTTCGTCATCGCCGGCGGCGCCGGCGTGCTGGTGCTCGAGGAGCTCGAACGCGCCAAGGCACGCGGCGCCAAGATCTACGCCGAAATCGTCGGGTACGGTGCCACCTCCGATGGTTACGACATGGTCGCCCCCTCCGGCGAGGGCGCCATCCGCTGCATGCGCCAGGCGCTTTCCACCGTCAAAGGCGATGTCGACTACATCAATACCCACGGCACGTCGACGCCGGTCGGCGACAGCAAAGAAATCGGCGCTATCCGCGAGGTATTCGGCGCCAAGATCCCGCATATCCAATCGACCAAATCGCTGACGGGCCATTCGCTGGGTGCAGCCGGCGTGCAGGAATCGATCTATTCCCTGCTGATGATGCAGCAAGGTTTCATCGGCGAAAGCGCCCATATCGCCGAGCTCGATCCCGAATTCGAAGGCGTGCCAATCGTGCGCCAGCGAATCGACAATGCGAAGATCGATATCGCTCTCTCCAATTCCTTCGGCTTCGGCGGGACGAACGCCACGCTCGTCTTCCAGCGCTATAACGGATAA
- the fabI gene encoding enoyl-ACP reductase FabI: MTGIMQGKRGLIMGVANNHSIAWGISKALAAEGADLAFTYQGDALGKRVRPLAAEVGSDFVLPCDVEDIASVDAVVDALGERWGKLDFIVHAIGFSDKNELKGLYADTTRENFSRTMVISCFSFTEIAKRCAPLMEGSGAMLTLTYNGSTRVIPNYNVMGVAKAALEASVRYLAADYGPRGIRVNAISAGPIRTLAGAGISDARAILSWNQRNAPLRKTVTIDQVGSSALYLLSDLSAGVTGEIHFVDAGFNITSMPTLDTLRKADVE, translated from the coding sequence ATGACTGGAATCATGCAGGGTAAGCGCGGCCTCATCATGGGCGTCGCCAACAACCACTCGATCGCCTGGGGGATTTCAAAGGCTCTCGCCGCTGAGGGCGCGGACCTCGCCTTCACCTATCAGGGTGATGCGCTCGGCAAGCGCGTCAGGCCGCTTGCCGCCGAAGTCGGCTCGGATTTCGTACTGCCGTGCGACGTCGAGGACATCGCTTCGGTCGACGCCGTGGTCGATGCGCTCGGCGAGCGCTGGGGCAAGCTCGATTTTATCGTCCACGCCATCGGCTTCTCCGACAAGAACGAGCTGAAGGGCCTCTACGCCGATACGACGCGGGAGAATTTCAGCCGCACCATGGTCATCTCCTGCTTCTCCTTCACCGAGATCGCCAAGCGCTGCGCTCCGCTGATGGAAGGCAGTGGCGCGATGCTGACCTTGACCTATAACGGATCGACGCGCGTCATTCCGAATTACAATGTCATGGGTGTCGCCAAGGCAGCGCTCGAGGCTTCGGTGCGTTATCTTGCCGCCGACTACGGCCCGCGCGGCATCCGCGTCAACGCGATTTCCGCTGGCCCGATCCGCACGCTTGCCGGCGCCGGTATCTCGGATGCGCGCGCCATCCTCTCTTGGAACCAGCGCAATGCACCGCTGCGCAAGACGGTCACCATCGATCAGGTCGGCAGCTCGGCGCTTTACCTGCTTTCCGACCTCTCCGCCGGCGTCACCGGCGAGATCCACTTCGTCGATGCCGGCTTCAACATCACCTCCATGCCGACGCTGGACACCCTGCGCAAGGCCGACGTCGAATAA
- a CDS encoding class I SAM-dependent methyltransferase — MSRETLKTLFHPFASGTIAAPGEGERVLFLGAEAGFQLPESFAASLSAVQGFRPLYRQLLAQRIEATPEIDGEDYDAALVLCTKHKGENEASLAAAIARTRAGGLIVVAGAKEDGIQPLRKRMEGFGLAIDHMPKYHGVAFWFGRPADTGDIISKLAKAPVRVDGRFHATAGMFSHDRIDAGSELLATRLPQDFSGDVADFGAGWGYLSVEMAQRSRGLARLDLYEANHAALEAARDNLAENCPDAPVRFFWHDLVGEPVKDKYDLVVMNPPFHEGHAAEPSLGQAMIKAAASALRGGGRLMLVANRGLPYEPVLAANFRESGETCRNARFKVLWAKK; from the coding sequence ATGAGCCGCGAAACGCTGAAGACCCTGTTCCATCCCTTTGCCAGCGGCACAATCGCGGCGCCCGGCGAAGGCGAGCGTGTGCTCTTCCTCGGCGCCGAGGCTGGCTTTCAGCTGCCGGAAAGCTTTGCTGCCTCGCTCAGCGCCGTCCAGGGCTTCCGGCCGCTCTACCGCCAGCTGCTGGCGCAACGGATCGAAGCGACGCCTGAGATCGACGGCGAGGACTATGACGCAGCACTCGTGCTCTGCACCAAGCACAAGGGCGAGAACGAAGCCAGCCTCGCCGCCGCAATCGCCCGCACGCGGGCCGGCGGGCTTATCGTGGTCGCCGGCGCCAAGGAGGACGGCATCCAGCCCTTGCGCAAGCGTATGGAAGGTTTCGGCCTGGCCATTGACCACATGCCGAAATATCACGGCGTCGCCTTCTGGTTCGGCCGGCCGGCCGATACCGGTGACATCATCTCGAAACTGGCGAAGGCGCCGGTGCGCGTCGACGGTCGCTTCCATGCGACAGCCGGCATGTTCTCGCATGACCGGATCGATGCCGGATCGGAACTGCTCGCCACGCGCCTGCCGCAGGATTTCAGCGGCGATGTCGCCGACTTCGGCGCCGGATGGGGCTATCTCTCGGTCGAGATGGCGCAGAGATCGCGCGGACTGGCCCGCCTTGACCTCTATGAGGCCAATCACGCGGCCCTGGAGGCCGCGCGGGACAACCTGGCGGAGAACTGCCCGGACGCGCCGGTGCGCTTCTTCTGGCACGATCTGGTGGGCGAGCCGGTCAAGGACAAATACGACCTCGTCGTCATGAACCCGCCTTTCCATGAAGGACATGCCGCCGAGCCGTCGCTTGGCCAGGCGATGATCAAGGCCGCCGCCTCCGCCCTTCGCGGCGGCGGCCGGCTGATGCTCGTCGCCAACCGCGGCCTGCCCTATGAGCCGGTTCTGGCCGCGAACTTCAGGGAAAGCGGCGAAACCTGCCGCAATGCACGTTTCAAGGTGCTGTGGGCGAAGAAATAA